In Penicillium oxalicum strain HP7-1 chromosome I, whole genome shotgun sequence, a single window of DNA contains:
- a CDS encoding Cytochrome monooxygenase FUM15 has translation MGLINNNLGMLYLGVAAAIYLRPEYAIIADSRTATMLLVLLGIILWKFAYQLVLYPMFFTPLKHIPTPSSRNLLTGNTKTYFPQTPWPEIKEWATSLPHEGLIRYYVVGNLERIVVTSPKALSELLVTKVYDFEKPKLLRQNLRRIVGDGVLLAEGDEHKIQRKNLMPAFAYRHIKDLYPVFWAKSVEMVNLIQEDLEKRRSAGEKDITITVRNWASRATLDIIGVAGMDHDFDSLRDPANQLNKSYQQIFESPGPGTKTLFVIGMLMGNVTLLHALPTERNKRINAGGQVIRDVARQMIRLKKEKMKTSTAQTGVDIISVAMHSGVMDEENLVDQLMTFLGAGHETTATALQWAVYALCKNPEVQTKLREEIRTHLPPLSSESPNTIDAATIDNLPYLHAVCNEVLRFHPSVPGTIRTAVRDTSLAGHSIPEGTTITIAPEVVNHLEELWGPDANQFNPERFMGPGKANTGGASSNYAFLTFLHGPRSCIGQGFAKAELACLLAATVGRFQMELRYPDRKLQLREGATVSPKDGVIAIFTPLEGW, from the exons ATGGGACTCATCAACAATAATCTTGGGATGCTCTACCTCGGGGTGGCTGCCGCCATCTATCTGAGGCCAGAATATGCCATCATTGCGGATTCCAGGACCGCGACAATGCTTCTGGTGCTGCTTGGCATCATCTTATGGAAATTCGCCTACCAATTAGTATTGTATCCAATGTTCTTCACTCCTTTGAAGCACATTCCCACACCATCA AGTCGAAACCTCTTGACGGGAAACACCAAGACCTATTTCCCACAGACTCCCTGGCCGGAAATCAAGGAGTGGGCCACGAGCCTGCCCCACGAGGGTCTCATTCGATACTACGTGGTCGGCAACCTAGAGCGCATTGTTGTGACGAGCCCGAAAGCTCTCAGCGAGTTGCTCGTCACGAAAGTGTATGACTTTGAGAAACCCAAGCTTCTGAGGCAGAACCTGCGCCGCATTGTAGGCGATGGTGTCCTGCTCGCCGAGGGCGATGAGCATAAA ATCCAACGCAAGAACTTGATGCCGGCTTTTGCATACCGTCACATCAAAGATCTGTATCCGGTGTTCTGGGCCAAGAGTGTCGAGATGGTCAATTTGATCCaggaggacttggagaaaAGACGATCCgcaggagaaaaagacatcaCAATCACCGTCCGTAACTGGGCCAGTCGCGCGACGCTCGATATTATCGGCGTCGCCGGCATGGATCACGACTTTGACTCTCTGCGTGATCCGGCGAATCAACTTAACAAATCTTATCAACAAATCTTTGAATCTCCTGGTCCCGGCACCAAGACGCTTTTCGTCATTGGAATGCTCATGGGAAACGTCACTCTCCTTCACGCGCTGCCTACCGAACGCAATAAACGCATCAATGCAGGCGGACAGGTGATCCGCGACGTCGCCCGACAGATGATTCGActgaaaaaggagaagatgaagacgTCGACCGCGCAGACCGGCGTCGATATCATCTCCGTTGCCATGCACAGCGGAGTCATGGACGAGGAGAATCTGGTGGATCAACTGATGACTTTCTTGGGCGCCGGGCATGAAACCACTGCCACGGCGTTGCAGTGGGCCGTCTACGCACTCTGCAAGAATCCAGAAGTCCAGACGAAACTCCGCGAGGAGATCCGCACGCACCTTCCTCCCTTGTCGTCAGAATCACCAAACACTATCGATGCGGCCACCATCGACAATCTCCCCTATCTACACGCCGTCTGCAACGAAGTGCTTCGCTTCCATCCGTCGGTCCCTGGCACCATCCGGACCGCCGTCAGAGATACATCGCTGGCGGGCCATTCGATTCCCGAGGGGACAACGATCACCATCGCTCCTGAAGTCGTCAATCATTTGGAGGAGCTTTGGGGCCCCGATGCGAATCAATTCAACCCTGAGCGCTTCATGGGACCCGGTAAGGCAAACACGGGCGGAGCAAGCAGCAACTATGCCTTCTTGACATTCCTCCATGGCCCACGCAGTTGTATTGGGCAGGGCTTTGCCAAGGCCGAGCTTGCTTGTTTACTCGCCGCGACCGTGGGACGATTCCAGATGGAATTGAGATATCCCGATCGAAAGTTGCAGCTTCGCGAGGGCGCTACGGTCTCGCCAAAGGATGGTGTCATTGCTATCTTCACTCCACTAGAGGGCTGGtga
- a CDS encoding NADPH dehydrogenase afvA yields the protein MTQDIENKAAQGISYYTPAQVPPAGSAAIPQSDGSQPPKLFQPLKIRGLTFQNRIGLSPLCQYSADDGHMTDWHMAHLGGIASRGPGFVMVEATAVQPEGRITPQDHGLWKDSQIEPLRRVVEFVHSQSQIIGIQLAHAGRKASTVAPWLSMAATATEKVGGWPNNVKGPSNTPFQDSFPTPQAMTTADIEQFKKDWVAAVKRAVQAGVDFVEIHNAHGYLLMSFLSPATNDRTDEYGGSFENRIRLSLEIAQLTRENVPKDMPVLLRVSATDWLEEDLPDQPSWRVQDTVRFAQALADSGNVDFLDISSGGALCGEVKKAVGDKLAVGTVGMIGDAHLANRLLEEDNLDFVLVGRGFQKNPGLVWTWAEELNVEISMANQIRWGFGSRGGGPYLKKRQEKI from the exons catctcctactacaCCCCCGCGCAGGTACCACCTGCGGGATCCGCGGCCATTCCTCAGTCGGACGGGTCACAACCTCCCAAGCTTTTCCAACCCCTCAAGATTCGAGGATTGACCTTCCAGAACCGCATCGGC CTCTCTCCCCTCTGCCAATATAGCGCCGACGATGGACACATGACGGACTGGCATATGGCCCATCTGGGCGGAATCGCATCGCGTGGCCCCGGCTTTGTCATGGTCGAGGCGACGGCCGTCCAGCCCGAGGGCCGCATTACCCCTCAAGATCACGGTCTCTGGAAGGACTCGCAGATCGAGCCTCTCCGCCGGGTCGTGGAGTTTGTGCACAGCCAGAGCCAGATCATCGGTATCCAGCTGGCCCACGCTGGCCGCAAGGCCAGCACGGTCGCCCCCTGGCTCAGCATGGCAGCAACCGCCACGGAAAAGGTGGGCGGTTGGCCCAACAATGTCAAGGGTCCCTCCAACACTCCCTTCCAGGACAGCTTCCCCACGCCCCAGGCCATGACCACCGCCGATATTGAGCAATTCAAGAAGGACTGGGTTGCGGCTGTCAAGCGCGCTGTCCAGGCTGGTGTGGACTTTGTCGAGATTCACAATGCCCACGGCTATCTGCTCATGAGCTTCCTGTCCCCCGCCACCAACGACCGCACCGATGAGTACGGCGGCAGCTTCGAGAACCGCATTCGTCTGTCTCTGGAGATTGCCCAGTTGACCCGTGAGAATGTGCCCAAGGACATGCCCGTCCTGCTGCGCGTCTCGGCGACCGACTGGCTCGAGGAGGATCTGCCCGACCAGCCCAGCTGGCGTGTGCAGGATACCGTCCGCTTCGCCCAGGCGCTCGCCGACAGTGGCAACGTCGACTTCCTGGACATCAGCAGTGGTG GCGCCCTTTGCGGTGAGGTGAAGAAGGCTGTTGGCGACAAGCTGGCGGTCGGCACGGTCGGCATGATTGGTGACGCCCACCTGGCCAACCGCTTGTTGGAGGAAGACAACCTCGACTTCGTCTTGGTTGGTCGTGGCTTCCAGAAAAACCCGGGTTTGGTCTGGACGTGGGCCGAGGAACTCAATGTGGAGATCTCCATGGCGAACCAAATCCGTTGGGGCTTTGGTTCCCGGGGTGGTGGTCCATACTTGAAGAAGCGacaggagaagatctag